A part of Acidobacteriota bacterium genomic DNA contains:
- a CDS encoding DUF177 domain-containing protein yields MFIDIKEISKGGKLLSGRMTIETLNWQHGESIGVSEVSYELQLTPGERGLDLKGTMETTLALNCSRCLEPYIFPLKHIFSLNLQEIRESKGKGEYQIEEDEVDLYPLKEGKADLKEILIEQIYLNLPLKPLCDAECKGLCSVCGGNINNNGCRCPIPS; encoded by the coding sequence ATGTTCATTGATATCAAAGAGATAAGCAAGGGAGGGAAGCTTCTTTCTGGGAGAATGACCATTGAGACTCTCAACTGGCAGCACGGTGAAAGCATCGGAGTTTCAGAAGTCAGTTATGAGCTACAGCTGACGCCGGGAGAGAGAGGATTGGACCTGAAAGGAACGATGGAAACAACACTGGCCCTGAATTGCAGCCGATGCCTCGAACCCTACATTTTCCCGCTGAAACACATCTTTTCTCTGAATCTCCAGGAAATCCGGGAGAGCAAAGGGAAAGGAGAGTACCAGATTGAGGAAGACGAAGTCGATCTGTATCCCTTGAAGGAGGGGAAAGCCGATCTAAAGGAAATCCTCATCGAACAGATATATCTCAACCTTCCTCTCAAGCCTCTCTGCGATGCAGAATGCAAGGGGCTTTGCTCTGTCTGCGGAGGGAATATTAACAATAACGGATGCCGGTGTCCCATTCCTTCTTGA
- a CDS encoding electron transfer flavoprotein subunit alpha/FixB family protein — protein MMENCILVFVEQRSGQIKKASLEALSQGKRIADQLNIELVAALIGENVGDKISELPKYGTKKVLLSESPAWKYYSPDGFARCIVGMAVEIKPSIILFPGTAMGRDLSPRVAASLKTGLASDCTDLSIEESRIQATRPMYSGKLYGKVSIPDAKPSIFTLRPNVFPVLDPIDGLSAEVIYFPPPSSIEELKARVIAIIAGESAKLDITEASIIVAGGRGMKGPEGFNILQELADVLGGSIGASRAAVDAGWIDHQHQVGQTGKVISPSLYIACGISGAIQHLAGMSSSKYIVAINKDQEAPIFKAADYGIVGDLFEVVPRLTEEIRKLKAE, from the coding sequence ATGATGGAGAATTGCATTTTAGTTTTCGTCGAACAGAGGAGTGGTCAGATAAAGAAAGCTTCTCTTGAGGCGCTGTCGCAGGGAAAGAGGATTGCCGATCAGTTGAATATTGAGTTGGTCGCGGCGCTCATCGGAGAGAATGTAGGCGATAAGATATCAGAGCTTCCAAAATATGGCACAAAAAAAGTGCTCTTATCGGAAAGCCCCGCATGGAAGTACTATTCGCCCGATGGTTTTGCCAGATGCATTGTAGGGATGGCGGTAGAGATAAAACCCTCGATCATCCTCTTCCCCGGAACCGCCATGGGAAGGGACCTTTCGCCGAGAGTTGCTGCCTCGTTGAAGACAGGCCTTGCCTCGGATTGCACCGATCTCAGTATAGAAGAGAGCCGCATTCAAGCGACTCGCCCGATGTATTCGGGCAAGCTCTACGGTAAGGTCTCCATTCCCGATGCAAAACCTTCCATTTTCACGCTCCGTCCCAACGTCTTTCCGGTATTGGATCCCATTGATGGATTATCTGCTGAAGTAATCTACTTTCCCCCGCCTTCTTCAATCGAAGAGCTAAAAGCCAGGGTCATCGCTATCATAGCTGGGGAAAGCGCTAAGCTTGACATCACGGAGGCTAGCATCATCGTTGCGGGCGGCAGAGGGATGAAGGGTCCCGAAGGTTTCAATATCCTGCAGGAGCTCGCCGATGTGCTGGGCGGATCCATTGGCGCATCACGAGCGGCGGTCGATGCCGGTTGGATTGACCATCAGCACCAGGTTGGGCAGACGGGTAAGGTTATCAGCCCAAGCCTTTACATAGCATGCGGCATATCGGGAGCAATACAGCACCTGGCAGGAATGTCTTCATCGAAATATATCGTCGCCATCAATAAAGACCAGGAAGCCCCCATCTTCAAGGCAGCCGATTATGGAATCGTGGGCGATCTCTTTGAAGTTGTCCCCAGGCTGACGGAGGAAATCCGGAAGTTGAAAGCAGAGTGA
- the acpP gene encoding acyl carrier protein — translation METAEKVRKIISEQLNVSQEEVTMGASFTDDLGADSLDIVELVMKLEEEFGITISDEEASKLKTVGDAIAFIKNLQQK, via the coding sequence ATGGAAACCGCAGAAAAGGTAAGGAAGATCATTTCAGAACAGCTCAACGTAAGCCAGGAAGAGGTCACGATGGGAGCGTCCTTCACCGATGATCTCGGAGCGGATTCGCTGGATATCGTTGAACTGGTTATGAAGCTTGAAGAGGAATTCGGTATAACGATCAGTGATGAAGAAGCTTCCAAGCTGAAGACGGTAGGTGATGCTATTGCTTTCATAAAGAATCTTCAGCAGAAATAA
- a CDS encoding electron transfer flavoprotein subunit beta/FixA family protein, with the protein MNIIVCIKQVPDTEAKIRIARDGKSIDESDINFIVNPFDEYAVEEALRIKEAKGGEVTLLCAGKERATLALRTCLAMGADKAILIKDDAFEKSDSLTIAKALSNVIGKMPYELILFGRLGIGTDNGQVGQMVAEMLKIPHASVAIKLELIDGKILVHREIEGAIEVMEATLPAAVTAQKGLNEPRYASLKGIMMAKKKEIMVMAAADAGISQEEIGEEGAKIKVEKLMLPPQRDRVKIVSGEPPEAAIELARLLREEAMII; encoded by the coding sequence ATGAACATCATCGTATGTATCAAGCAAGTACCAGACACAGAAGCTAAGATCCGAATTGCCAGAGATGGGAAGTCTATTGACGAGAGTGATATCAATTTCATTGTCAATCCTTTCGACGAGTATGCCGTCGAAGAGGCGCTGAGGATCAAGGAAGCTAAAGGAGGAGAAGTCACGCTCCTCTGTGCCGGTAAGGAGAGGGCAACGCTGGCCCTCCGGACCTGCTTGGCGATGGGAGCTGATAAAGCTATCCTTATCAAAGATGATGCCTTCGAGAAGTCGGACTCCCTGACGATAGCAAAAGCTCTCTCCAATGTCATCGGGAAGATGCCATACGAGCTTATCCTGTTTGGAAGACTCGGGATCGGAACGGACAACGGCCAAGTTGGCCAGATGGTTGCCGAGATGCTGAAAATCCCCCATGCAAGTGTTGCAATAAAGCTCGAACTCATCGATGGAAAGATTCTCGTTCATAGAGAGATAGAGGGTGCTATCGAGGTTATGGAAGCAACGCTTCCGGCAGCCGTCACGGCCCAGAAGGGGCTCAATGAACCGCGATACGCTTCTCTGAAGGGGATTATGATGGCGAAGAAGAAAGAGATCATGGTAATGGCGGCTGCAGATGCCGGGATCTCTCAGGAAGAGATAGGCGAAGAAGGTGCAAAGATCAAGGTGGAGAAGCTAATGCTTCCTCCCCAGAGGGACAGGGTGAAGATCGTTTCTGGCGAACCTCCCGAGGCTGCCATAGAACTGGCTAGACTTCTGAGGGAAGAAGCCATGATCATCTGA
- the fabG gene encoding 3-oxoacyl-[acyl-carrier-protein] reductase, which yields MNFKGRTILVTGAGRGIGRELAVAFARAGASVVVADIAEGESPTTLEEIKKLAGDGMFIQMDVSSSAKVLEGVKEIIDVYGKIDVLVNNAGITRDSLLLRLKDEDWDKVIDVNLKGVFNMTKAVLPIMIRGKYGRIINISSVIGLMGNPGQTNYAASKAGVIGFTKALAREVASRSITVNAVAPGYIDTEMTRVLPDSIKEKLLQLIPAGRLGTTADVASGVLFLASEEASYITGQVLNINGGMYM from the coding sequence ATGAATTTCAAAGGGCGAACAATTCTCGTGACCGGAGCTGGAAGAGGTATAGGACGGGAGTTGGCCGTTGCATTCGCGAGGGCAGGGGCATCCGTTGTTGTTGCGGACATTGCAGAGGGTGAATCTCCAACAACATTGGAAGAGATTAAAAAATTAGCTGGAGATGGCATGTTCATCCAGATGGATGTTTCAAGTTCGGCAAAAGTGTTGGAAGGCGTCAAAGAGATTATTGACGTCTATGGTAAAATTGACGTTCTTGTCAACAACGCCGGGATCACGAGGGATAGTCTGCTCTTGAGGTTGAAGGATGAGGACTGGGATAAAGTAATTGACGTCAACTTAAAAGGGGTTTTCAACATGACGAAAGCTGTTCTTCCGATAATGATCAGAGGAAAGTATGGAAGGATCATCAATATCTCATCAGTCATAGGCCTGATGGGCAATCCAGGGCAAACCAATTATGCCGCATCCAAGGCGGGAGTGATCGGTTTTACGAAGGCTCTTGCCAGGGAAGTCGCATCACGCAGCATCACTGTCAATGCTGTGGCACCAGGATACATCGATACGGAGATGACAAGGGTGCTGCCTGATTCCATCAAGGAGAAACTCCTGCAGCTCATCCCCGCGGGAAGACTTGGAACCACAGCAGACGTTGCCAGTGGTGTCCTGTTTCTTGCAAGCGAGGAAGCGTCTTACATCACGGGACAAGTACTGAACATCAACGGCGGAATGTATATGTAG
- the rpmF gene encoding 50S ribosomal protein L32, producing MPNPKRRHSKARRDKRRTHDRLQTSNLSKCPNCNEPKLPHRVCSYCGYYKGREVIEVVEV from the coding sequence ATGCCCAATCCAAAGAGAAGACATTCCAAGGCTCGTCGGGATAAAAGAAGAACGCATGACAGGCTGCAAACGTCCAATCTTTCCAAGTGTCCCAACTGCAATGAGCCAAAACTTCCTCATCGCGTATGTTCCTATTGCGGGTATTACAAGGGAAGGGAAGTCATAGAAGTCGTTGAAGTTTGA
- the fabF gene encoding beta-ketoacyl-ACP synthase II — MSRRVVITGMGIISPLGIGIKENWEALAAGKSGIGPITKFDATNFPSRIAGEVRNFNPEDYIDRKEIKKMDAFIHFAIAATQMALNDARLTIDQSNAVRVGVIIGSGIGGLPLLENQYQAYLKGGHRRISPFFIPGMIVNLASGQVAIKFGAKGPNSAVCTACATGTHAIGDAYRLIRVAEADIMIAGGTESVITPLAVGGFSSMKALSTRNEEPEKASRPFDAGRDGFVMSEGVGVVILEEIGSAVKRNAAIHAEIVGYGMSSDAYHISAPSTDGPMRVMQNAIRSANVDPSVVDFINAHGTSTPQGDKAETDAIKKVFGERAYKIAISSTKSMMGHLLGAAGGVETIATVLSIKHDTATPTINLTAPDPQCDLNYVPNQSRKMTINYALNNSFGFGGTNASLLLKKYSE; from the coding sequence TTGAGCAGAAGAGTCGTCATCACAGGGATGGGAATTATCTCTCCTCTCGGCATCGGGATCAAGGAGAATTGGGAAGCACTTGCTGCAGGAAAGAGCGGCATAGGTCCAATAACAAAATTCGATGCCACGAATTTCCCATCAAGGATAGCAGGCGAGGTGAGGAACTTCAACCCGGAAGATTACATCGACAGGAAAGAAATCAAAAAGATGGATGCCTTCATCCACTTCGCAATAGCGGCGACGCAGATGGCTCTGAACGATGCCAGGTTGACGATCGACCAATCCAATGCCGTGAGAGTGGGAGTTATCATAGGCTCCGGAATAGGAGGGCTCCCTCTCCTCGAGAACCAGTACCAGGCTTATCTTAAGGGGGGACACAGGAGGATATCGCCTTTTTTCATTCCAGGAATGATCGTGAATCTCGCCTCCGGCCAGGTTGCAATAAAGTTTGGAGCCAAGGGACCTAATTCTGCCGTCTGTACAGCCTGCGCTACGGGTACTCATGCCATCGGAGATGCCTATCGATTGATCCGGGTGGCGGAAGCAGACATCATGATCGCCGGAGGGACTGAATCGGTCATCACACCTCTTGCAGTGGGCGGATTCTCTTCGATGAAAGCCCTCTCCACAAGAAATGAAGAACCTGAGAAAGCAAGCCGCCCATTTGATGCTGGTAGAGATGGATTCGTGATGTCAGAGGGAGTCGGAGTTGTTATCCTTGAAGAGATTGGCTCTGCCGTCAAGAGAAATGCGGCCATCCATGCTGAGATTGTGGGATACGGGATGTCAAGCGACGCTTATCATATTTCTGCTCCATCCACCGATGGACCCATGCGTGTCATGCAGAATGCAATCCGGAGCGCCAATGTCGATCCTTCGGTAGTGGACTTCATCAATGCACACGGAACCTCCACTCCTCAAGGAGATAAGGCGGAGACGGATGCCATCAAGAAAGTCTTTGGCGAGAGAGCCTATAAGATTGCCATATCGTCGACGAAGTCAATGATGGGGCATCTCCTTGGAGCAGCTGGTGGAGTAGAGACAATCGCTACAGTTTTAAGCATCAAGCATGATACGGCTACTCCCACCATAAATCTGACGGCTCCCGATCCGCAGTGCGATCTGAACTACGTTCCGAATCAGAGCCGAAAAATGACAATTAACTATGCCCTCAATAACTCTTTCGGCTTTGGCGGTACGAACGCATCTCTTCTACTGAAGAAATATAGTGAATGA
- a CDS encoding beta-ketoacyl-ACP synthase III — protein sequence MGDISAVITGTGSSLPEKIVTNFDLEKILDTSDEWITTRTGIRERHVATDSEYMSIFATDSSKKAIEMAGIPPSDIDMIICATVTPDMPIPSTACTIQENLKAKKASAFDLSAGCSGFIFALSIANQYILSGTHHNILVIGAELLTKYMDWSDRTTSVIFADGAGAVILSRGERPRGILASSLHTDGSMVDFLYVPAGGTISPPSQETVNKKMHYIKMKGNETFKIAVRSIEDVSREVIKQAGLMPQDIDWFIPHQANKRIIDAVGTRLNIDQKKIFINIDRIGNTSAASIPIALDEARRANMIKEGDNILFAAFGAGLTWAAALVKW from the coding sequence ATGGGAGACATCAGCGCAGTCATAACGGGAACTGGCTCATCCCTTCCGGAAAAGATCGTAACCAACTTCGATCTGGAAAAGATACTGGACACTTCGGATGAATGGATTACGACAAGAACAGGAATCAGAGAGAGGCATGTCGCCACCGATTCTGAATACATGTCCATCTTCGCCACGGACTCTTCTAAGAAGGCGATTGAGATGGCAGGAATTCCTCCATCTGACATCGATATGATAATCTGCGCAACGGTCACACCTGATATGCCGATCCCGTCCACGGCCTGTACGATCCAAGAAAACCTCAAAGCAAAAAAAGCTTCAGCGTTCGATCTTTCAGCAGGTTGTTCGGGATTCATCTTTGCCCTCTCCATTGCGAACCAGTACATCCTCTCTGGCACACACCATAACATCCTCGTCATCGGAGCAGAGCTTTTGACGAAATATATGGATTGGTCGGACAGGACGACTAGCGTCATTTTCGCGGATGGTGCTGGGGCAGTCATTCTCTCGAGAGGAGAAAGGCCAAGAGGGATCCTCGCGTCGAGTCTGCATACGGATGGTTCCATGGTAGATTTCCTATACGTTCCGGCAGGAGGGACAATTTCCCCTCCGAGCCAGGAGACCGTCAACAAGAAGATGCATTACATCAAGATGAAGGGGAACGAGACCTTCAAGATCGCTGTGAGGTCCATAGAGGATGTTTCCCGCGAAGTGATAAAACAGGCCGGCCTCATGCCCCAGGATATCGACTGGTTTATTCCCCACCAGGCAAACAAAAGGATCATCGACGCGGTGGGAACAAGATTGAACATCGACCAGAAAAAGATCTTCATCAACATTGATCGAATTGGTAATACTTCTGCAGCTTCCATACCTATCGCCCTCGATGAGGCCAGGAGGGCGAACATGATCAAGGAAGGAGACAATATCCTTTTTGCCGCGTTCGGAGCAGGTTTGACCTGGGCGGCTGCCCTGGTCAAATGGTGA
- a CDS encoding lytic transglycosylase domain-containing protein, translating into MMCKGLSIICFIILIFPLGSVSIFASEAIIFSDERSLIVQEHEELEGVYLLKLDGGGMMSCEKGMVKEIRFVEDQPDEAVERSLAAPVPGQKPDYEAIIEEVSREHDVDSSLVKAVVKIESNFNPFSVSPKGAQGLMQLMPKTATRFNVDNVFDPKENIQGGIRYLKFLSNRYGRRLDLILAAYNAGEEAVEKHGGVPPYRETIEYVLKVLRLYNKS; encoded by the coding sequence TGTTTCCATCTTCGCCTCGGAAGCTATTATTTTCAGTGATGAAAGATCTCTGATTGTTCAGGAGCATGAAGAGCTCGAAGGGGTATATCTTCTCAAGTTAGATGGCGGTGGGATGATGAGCTGCGAAAAAGGGATGGTTAAGGAGATACGCTTCGTTGAAGATCAGCCAGATGAAGCTGTTGAGAGGTCTCTTGCCGCTCCTGTTCCTGGCCAGAAACCCGATTACGAAGCAATCATTGAGGAAGTCTCCCGGGAGCACGATGTAGATTCCTCTCTCGTAAAAGCGGTCGTCAAAATTGAATCCAATTTTAACCCGTTTTCTGTTTCCCCCAAGGGTGCGCAGGGCCTCATGCAGCTCATGCCTAAAACAGCAACACGATTCAACGTGGATAATGTGTTCGACCCAAAGGAGAACATCCAGGGAGGAATAAGATACCTGAAGTTCCTCTCCAACCGGTATGGCCGGCGATTAGATCTTATCCTTGCAGCTTACAATGCAGGAGAAGAAGCAGTTGAAAAACACGGCGGTGTCCCTCCCTACAGGGAGACAATCGAATATGTTCTGAAGGTCCTGCGGCTGTATAACAAGAGCTAA
- the plsX gene encoding phosphate acyltransferase PlsX has translation MSFKIAIDAMGGDFAPQNVVYGAVQAAREFNLNLILVGRRDDILMELSKHDTAGLNIEIDNASEVIGMEEQPTLALRQKKDSSIRVGARLVREGKAMGLVSAGHTGAVLAASKILIGVIPGVDRPALAAAVPNRRGTSIWIDVGANIDCKPLHLKQFAVMGHLYAREIMRIPNPRIGLLSIGEEDIKGNEKTKEVFKVLKEANLNFIGNVEGSAVFNGEVDVIVCDGFVGNISLKVAESVLETMVYLLKEEISKTYSRQFGYFFLRPTFREFKKRIDYAEYGGAPLLGTKGCVIICHGKSSAKAIRNALKVARDFIQNNVGERIYQEIKNLAEAEERIL, from the coding sequence ATGAGCTTTAAAATAGCTATTGATGCAATGGGGGGAGATTTTGCACCCCAGAATGTCGTCTATGGAGCTGTTCAGGCAGCCAGAGAGTTCAACCTCAATCTCATCCTGGTAGGGAGGAGAGACGACATTCTTATGGAACTTTCCAAGCATGACACTGCTGGACTCAACATTGAGATCGATAATGCTTCCGAAGTCATTGGGATGGAAGAACAACCCACCCTTGCTCTCCGTCAGAAGAAGGATTCCTCCATCAGAGTGGGCGCCAGACTGGTCAGGGAAGGAAAAGCGATGGGCCTTGTGAGTGCAGGACACACCGGAGCGGTCCTGGCCGCCTCAAAGATCCTCATAGGAGTAATCCCAGGGGTTGATCGTCCAGCTCTTGCCGCTGCCGTTCCAAACAGGCGCGGGACATCAATCTGGATCGATGTCGGCGCCAACATTGATTGCAAGCCTCTTCATTTGAAGCAGTTCGCCGTTATGGGACACCTGTATGCCCGCGAAATCATGCGAATCCCAAACCCAAGGATCGGCCTTCTGAGCATCGGCGAAGAAGATATCAAGGGAAACGAGAAGACGAAGGAAGTCTTCAAAGTCCTTAAAGAAGCCAATCTCAACTTTATTGGAAACGTGGAGGGTTCTGCAGTATTCAACGGTGAAGTCGATGTCATTGTCTGTGACGGTTTCGTCGGGAACATCTCGCTTAAAGTGGCGGAGAGCGTGCTTGAAACAATGGTGTACTTACTGAAGGAAGAGATTTCTAAAACCTATTCCAGGCAGTTCGGGTATTTCTTCTTGCGACCCACCTTCCGCGAATTTAAAAAGAGGATCGATTATGCAGAATATGGAGGAGCCCCTCTTCTCGGAACAAAAGGGTGCGTCATCATCTGTCACGGGAAGTCATCAGCCAAGGCAATCAGAAATGCCCTGAAGGTCGCCAGAGATTTCATCCAGAACAATGTTGGCGAGAGGATCTATCAGGAAATAAAGAATCTTGCAGAAGCCGAGGAAAGGATCCTCTGA
- the fabD gene encoding ACP S-malonyltransferase, producing MTITAFLFPGQGSQYTGMGKEFYGAYPEFRHVMEEADDTLKYRLSKLCFEGSEDQLKLTAITQPSILAVSIGVWEILKSRMSLPEFVAGHSMGEYSALVSAGSLAFRDAVITVKLRGEFMQEAVPHGRGAMAAIIGMKAKDVEKICQEASEGEVVSPANFNSPDQTVIAGESSAVDRAIEIAKKNNAKRALKLPVSAPFHCALMKPAQERLAQHLEGVVIGNLSFPLVSNVEAAIIFEGKKAKDSLIRQVSSPVLWESSMKVLRQQGVDVLIECGPGKVLSGLAKRIDSSFKIYHVEDESSLRETLKEMESLRI from the coding sequence ATGACGATAACTGCATTTCTCTTCCCGGGACAGGGATCTCAGTATACCGGAATGGGAAAAGAATTTTACGGAGCATATCCTGAATTTAGACATGTCATGGAAGAGGCCGATGACACCCTGAAGTATAGATTGAGCAAACTCTGCTTCGAAGGATCTGAAGATCAACTGAAGCTAACGGCCATTACACAGCCTTCCATCCTTGCAGTCAGCATCGGTGTCTGGGAGATCCTGAAGTCCAGGATGTCTCTTCCTGAATTCGTTGCGGGCCATAGCATGGGAGAATATTCGGCGCTTGTTTCTGCTGGTTCCCTTGCATTTCGTGACGCAGTTATCACGGTAAAACTCCGCGGAGAGTTCATGCAGGAAGCCGTGCCACATGGAAGGGGAGCCATGGCGGCCATTATCGGGATGAAGGCGAAAGATGTGGAAAAGATATGCCAGGAAGCATCCGAAGGTGAAGTAGTCTCCCCGGCCAACTTCAACTCCCCGGATCAGACAGTCATCGCTGGCGAATCATCAGCAGTTGATCGAGCGATTGAGATAGCTAAAAAAAATAATGCAAAGAGGGCTCTTAAACTTCCGGTTAGCGCACCATTCCATTGTGCTCTTATGAAGCCAGCCCAGGAAAGGCTCGCTCAGCATCTTGAGGGTGTTGTGATTGGGAATCTGTCTTTTCCTCTTGTCAGCAACGTGGAAGCTGCAATCATCTTTGAAGGTAAGAAGGCAAAGGATTCTCTCATCAGACAGGTTTCTTCTCCCGTCCTCTGGGAATCCTCCATGAAAGTTCTCAGGCAGCAGGGCGTCGATGTCCTCATCGAATGCGGGCCGGGAAAAGTACTGTCCGGGCTGGCAAAACGAATTGACTCCTCCTTCAAGATATATCATGTGGAAGATGAGAGTTCGCTGAGGGAGACGCTGAAAGAGATGGAATCCCTCAGGATCTAA
- a CDS encoding FAD-dependent oxidoreductase, which produces MTEEKFDAIVVGAGPAGIAAALVMARAGLEVVVFEKGEFPGSKNVFGGILFTQVLNELIPEFWKEAPLERNITRRKFSLLSEDAEMEFSFKTDGFNTPPYNNSFTAIRSKFDRWFASKAEEAGAMILSASTVDDFIYSDGKICGVRARREEGDLYADAVICAEGANALLSEKAGMREKLSPHEMALGVKEVIRLSREAVEERFNLNENEGAAHEYFGSAVAGLVGGAFLYSNLDTISIGIGVSVDNLIQRKESGNMILEKFKNHPCIYPYVKGGESIEYSAHLIPEGGYNRIPKLVRDGLIIVGDCAGFVNASHYHEGTNLAMASGKFAADTVVEAKSRGDFSEKGLFSYVERLNESFVMKDLKKFKRFFEFAHRNREIFAEYPSIFAELLQDFFTISMESKEEIQKRVLKKYRSKIGYMKTLRLLNKMRKTFL; this is translated from the coding sequence ATGACTGAGGAAAAATTCGATGCGATCGTGGTTGGAGCAGGACCGGCTGGAATAGCCGCGGCTCTCGTAATGGCCAGAGCAGGACTCGAAGTCGTCGTCTTCGAAAAAGGGGAATTCCCTGGCTCCAAGAACGTTTTCGGAGGGATTCTCTTTACACAAGTCCTCAATGAATTGATACCCGAATTCTGGAAAGAAGCTCCTCTGGAGAGAAACATCACGCGAAGAAAATTCTCTCTTCTCTCCGAAGACGCTGAGATGGAGTTCTCCTTCAAGACGGATGGTTTTAACACGCCGCCATACAACAACTCCTTCACGGCCATCCGATCAAAATTCGATCGGTGGTTCGCATCCAAGGCTGAAGAGGCTGGTGCCATGATCCTCAGCGCAAGCACTGTCGACGATTTTATTTACAGCGATGGGAAGATATGCGGCGTGAGGGCAAGGCGTGAAGAGGGAGACCTGTACGCCGATGCAGTGATCTGCGCCGAAGGAGCAAATGCCCTTCTTAGTGAGAAGGCTGGGATGAGAGAGAAGCTCTCCCCTCATGAAATGGCTCTGGGAGTGAAGGAAGTCATCAGGCTCTCGAGGGAAGCAGTGGAAGAGCGTTTCAATCTAAACGAAAACGAGGGCGCCGCACATGAATACTTCGGGAGCGCAGTGGCGGGGCTGGTCGGAGGGGCTTTCCTTTACAGCAACCTGGACACGATCTCCATAGGGATCGGAGTTTCGGTAGACAACCTCATCCAGAGAAAGGAGAGCGGTAATATGATCCTTGAAAAATTCAAGAACCATCCCTGCATTTACCCCTATGTCAAAGGCGGAGAAAGTATAGAATATTCGGCGCACCTCATTCCGGAAGGAGGATACAATCGTATACCGAAACTTGTCCGGGACGGCTTAATAATAGTTGGAGATTGTGCTGGATTTGTAAATGCATCGCATTACCATGAGGGAACGAACCTCGCAATGGCATCCGGGAAGTTTGCCGCGGATACAGTCGTCGAAGCTAAGAGCAGAGGAGACTTCTCCGAAAAAGGTCTTTTCTCATATGTGGAAAGGCTGAACGAATCCTTTGTCATGAAGGATCTAAAGAAGTTCAAGAGATTCTTCGAGTTTGCCCATAGAAACAGGGAGATTTTCGCTGAATATCCATCCATTTTCGCAGAGCTACTGCAGGATTTCTTCACGATATCCATGGAATCCAAAGAGGAAATCCAGAAAAGAGTCTTAAAGAAATACCGATCCAAGATCGGGTATATGAAGACGCTCAGACTCCTGAACAAAATGAGGAAGACCTTTCTCTGA